The Saccharopolyspora gloriosae genome window below encodes:
- a CDS encoding ATP-binding cassette domain-containing protein → MGTFTVRLTGADKSYGHGPRRRSVLSGLELAVRDGEFLVILGPSGCGKSTLLRVLAGLESLDGGSVQWSGGDVRPPIGAVFQQPHLMPWLTVRDNVLLGGRYRANRDRFAPAWADELVSRLGLAELADSYPDQLSGGQAQRVAVARAAAIEPALLLLDEPFSALDPAARDDLRRWVRSTTDDLALTSVLVTHDVDEALLVGDRIAMLDGSGGVAQEWSNAPGSIDGALRDELLARYPAGPVTAGAIR, encoded by the coding sequence GTGGGAACTTTCACGGTCCGCCTGACCGGAGCGGACAAGTCCTACGGCCACGGCCCGCGACGACGCAGCGTCCTCAGCGGACTCGAACTGGCGGTGCGGGACGGGGAGTTCCTGGTGATCCTCGGGCCAAGCGGCTGCGGCAAGTCCACCTTGCTGCGGGTGCTGGCCGGGCTGGAATCCCTCGACGGCGGCTCCGTGCAGTGGTCCGGCGGTGACGTCCGGCCGCCGATCGGCGCCGTGTTCCAGCAGCCGCACCTGATGCCGTGGCTGACCGTGCGGGACAACGTGCTGCTCGGCGGGCGCTACCGCGCCAACCGGGACCGCTTCGCCCCCGCCTGGGCCGACGAGCTCGTGTCCCGGCTCGGCCTGGCCGAGCTCGCGGACTCCTACCCGGACCAGCTCTCGGGCGGGCAGGCGCAGCGCGTCGCGGTGGCGCGGGCCGCGGCGATCGAACCGGCGTTGCTGCTGCTCGACGAGCCGTTCAGCGCGCTCGACCCGGCCGCGCGCGACGACCTGCGGCGCTGGGTGCGGTCGACCACCGACGACTTGGCGCTGACCTCGGTGCTGGTGACCCACGACGTGGACGAGGCGCTGCTGGTCGGCGACCGCATCGCGATGCTCGACGGCTCCGGCGGCGTGGCCCAGGAGTGGTCGAACGCGCCGGGCAGCATCGACGGAGCGCTGCGCGACGAGCTGCTGGCGCGGTACCCGGCGGGCCCGGTCACCGCGGGGGCGATCCGATGA
- a CDS encoding acyl-CoA dehydrogenase family protein: MTSAHTAARVAAPTGYPERAAVAEFFTAQAGELDRGGCDVRPGLRFLGELGLLGLGAPDNAGDELATMLLVVEDVAASCMSSGFSLWAQRMVVEYLARGATGPELDGELAALRDGSRIGVTAMAPAMKHVAGLEPVPVIAERTADGVRLDGPIRWASNLFDDALVVVPARFADGGGLIAVLRIDDPGVTVHDAPELLALGGTRSSSATLTGVEVPAEHVLSEDLTGFVRSVRPTFLLVQSAFCAGLAGASRRCSAELLDGLNAEFGADFAELATDHDSVRARLFDFARAPHRPSAADLLRLRLDAARVAGAATRLESAVTGGRGYVATSATSRRLREAAFLPIQAPTEGQLRWELSRSA; this comes from the coding sequence ATGACCTCCGCGCACACCGCCGCGCGCGTCGCGGCGCCCACCGGCTACCCGGAGCGCGCGGCCGTCGCGGAGTTCTTCACCGCGCAGGCCGGTGAGCTGGACCGGGGCGGCTGCGACGTCCGCCCCGGGCTGCGCTTCCTCGGCGAACTCGGGCTGCTCGGACTCGGCGCCCCGGACAACGCGGGCGACGAACTGGCGACCATGCTGCTGGTGGTCGAGGACGTCGCCGCGAGCTGCATGAGCTCCGGTTTCTCGTTGTGGGCGCAGCGCATGGTCGTCGAGTACCTCGCTCGCGGGGCCACCGGCCCGGAGCTGGACGGCGAGCTCGCGGCGCTGCGGGACGGTTCCCGGATCGGCGTCACCGCGATGGCCCCGGCGATGAAGCACGTCGCCGGGCTCGAACCCGTCCCGGTGATCGCCGAGCGCACCGCGGACGGCGTGCGGCTCGACGGTCCGATCCGCTGGGCGTCGAACCTCTTCGACGACGCGCTGGTCGTGGTGCCCGCCCGGTTCGCCGACGGCGGCGGGCTGATCGCGGTGCTGCGCATCGACGATCCCGGCGTGACCGTCCACGACGCGCCGGAGCTGCTGGCCCTGGGCGGCACGCGGTCGTCCTCGGCGACGCTCACGGGGGTCGAGGTGCCCGCCGAGCACGTGCTCAGCGAGGACCTCACCGGGTTCGTGCGCTCGGTGCGCCCGACGTTCCTGCTGGTGCAGAGCGCGTTCTGCGCCGGGCTCGCCGGAGCGTCCCGGCGGTGTTCGGCGGAACTGCTGGACGGTTTGAACGCCGAGTTCGGTGCGGACTTCGCCGAGCTCGCCACCGATCACGACTCGGTGCGCGCCCGGCTGTTCGACTTCGCCCGCGCGCCGCACCGCCCGTCCGCCGCGGACCTGCTGCGGCTGCGCCTGGACGCCGCGCGCGTCGCGGGCGCGGCGACCAGGCTGGAGTCCGCCGTCACCGGCGGTCGCGGCTACGTCGCGACGAGCGCGACGAGCCGCCGGCTGCGCGAAGCGGCCTTCCTCCCGATCCAGGCTCCGACGGAAGGGCAACTGCGGTGGGAACTTTCACGGTCCGCCTGA
- a CDS encoding DUF4242 domain-containing protein has protein sequence MSLYLYEIVPTDSARPETEKLLSAFDAAARTAGGEVIESQVTGSLDRVFVVVEAADDADLGSALNTERLPEVAELSGPHLVRLVGAELADVKAARPEAGYLVEWDFPADLDMDTYLANKKAKAPKYAEVPEVTFLRTYVREDMAKCLCFYDAPDEDVVRKARDVVSTPIDRLHTLDRG, from the coding sequence ATGTCCTTGTACCTGTACGAGATCGTGCCCACCGACAGCGCCCGCCCGGAGACGGAGAAGCTGCTCAGCGCCTTCGACGCCGCCGCCCGCACCGCAGGCGGCGAAGTGATCGAGTCCCAGGTGACCGGCTCGCTGGACCGGGTGTTCGTCGTGGTGGAGGCCGCCGACGACGCCGATCTCGGCAGCGCGCTGAACACCGAGCGCCTCCCCGAGGTCGCGGAGCTCTCCGGCCCGCACCTGGTCCGCCTGGTCGGCGCCGAGCTCGCCGACGTGAAGGCCGCCCGCCCGGAGGCCGGTTACCTCGTCGAGTGGGACTTCCCCGCCGACCTGGACATGGACACCTACCTGGCGAACAAGAAGGCCAAGGCGCCGAAGTACGCCGAGGTCCCCGAGGTCACGTTCCTGCGCACCTACGTGCGCGAGGACATGGCGAAGTGCCTGTGCTTCTACGACGCCCCCGACGAAGACGTCGTCCGCAAGGCCCGCGACGTCGTGAGCACCCCCATCGACCGCCTGCACACCCTGGATCGGGGCTGA
- a CDS encoding putative leader peptide: protein MPRSELVRRLQVDLLRVASAVCPAPLA, encoded by the coding sequence ATGCCACGTTCGGAGCTCGTGCGGCGACTGCAGGTGGACCTGCTTCGCGTCGCCAGCGCGGTCTGTCCTGCTCCCCTGGCCTGA
- a CDS encoding TetR/AcrR family transcriptional regulator, producing MATTRSGGTAPAQRLLEAAGDLFVREGIRAVGIDRVIAEAGVARASLYHAFGSKDALVAAYLDDQDDADRRKWEKATAGLDTPRDKILALFDLAHGAAVARRFRGCLYLNAATEFPDPGHPARAAVDRHRAWLHALLVDLVEQTGASDVEGVAERVRLLYDGAVAGSKFSRSTAPIELGKELAASLLDGAQGWTASRGRAR from the coding sequence ATGGCCACCACGCGATCAGGCGGGACCGCGCCCGCCCAGCGGCTGCTGGAGGCGGCAGGCGATCTGTTCGTGCGGGAGGGGATCCGGGCGGTCGGGATCGACCGGGTGATCGCGGAGGCGGGTGTCGCGCGGGCCAGCCTGTACCACGCGTTCGGTTCCAAGGACGCGCTCGTCGCGGCGTACCTCGACGACCAGGACGACGCCGACCGCCGGAAGTGGGAGAAGGCCACCGCGGGCCTCGACACTCCGCGCGACAAGATCCTCGCCCTGTTCGACCTGGCGCACGGAGCGGCGGTCGCCCGGCGGTTCCGGGGCTGCCTGTACCTCAACGCCGCCACTGAGTTCCCCGACCCGGGACATCCCGCCCGCGCCGCCGTGGACCGGCACCGCGCCTGGTTGCACGCGCTGCTGGTGGACCTCGTCGAGCAGACCGGCGCCTCGGACGTCGAGGGCGTGGCCGAACGCGTCCGGTTGCTCTACGACGGCGCGGTCGCGGGCTCGAAGTTCAGCCGCAGCACCGCCCCGATCGAGCTCGGCAAAGAACTCGCGGCGAGCCTGCTGGACGGCGCGCAGGGCTGGACCGCGTCGCGCGGCCGGGCCCGGTGA
- a CDS encoding GH92 family glycosyl hydrolase → MRTSRRRRTSGRYRSVLVTTVGLVTALALPAAAVPAVAAAPAAPDVEDPAQYVNPFTGTQVGGPDFGHGGGAGNTFPGAVAPFGMMQWSPDTAEYQHGGYQYDDDRIRGFSLTHLSGAGCGDFGNIPFLPVLGDAPAQDYAFSHESESASPGAYDVTFDNGLRTELTATQRAGIAKFTYPEGQTASLSVDAAKAFNDASGSLTVEGNSISGYTDGGGFCGGSNKYRIYFHAEFDKDFTGSGVVRDGQVDPSTKEITGSARGAAPAEDGRPAPRDDGAQAFVSFDPGADRTVTARVGMSFVSLDGAKANATEELGERGFGEVRDGTRAAWNDMLGRIDVGGGEEQDKRRLYTGLYHSLLHPNVFSDVNGEYTGFDGQVRSAEPGHAQYANYSGWDVYRSQMQLVSLIAPDIASDIAQSAVNQSAQGGYFDRWTVANGGTGVMTGDPLPIMIASAHAFGATDFDTGQALERMVAGASNSDERPAHDQYGSLGYIAADDEESWGSVSTTLEYTAADFAVAQFAQRIGQGATHDEFQARAQNWQNLLNPDSGWIQPRAADGSWPEFDLAQQDGYVEGNAAQYTWMVPFNHRELFDRMGGDEAVTGRLDEFFAELNGGPDKANAYLGNEPSANTPWAYAYAGQPHKTQDVVRRALTDLFSAEPNGLVGNDDLGQMSSWAVWASLGMYPEAPGRAELVLASPLFSSISIDRGDGRTIEVNAPEASRDTEYVQGLAVNGAPSGKAWLSEEFVNEGGTLDYALGAEPNTEWGSAPEDAPPSFGAPGE, encoded by the coding sequence ATGCGCACATCCAGGCGCAGACGCACATCCGGCCGATACCGATCGGTGCTGGTCACCACGGTCGGGCTGGTCACCGCGCTGGCCCTGCCCGCGGCGGCCGTCCCGGCGGTGGCCGCGGCCCCGGCCGCGCCCGACGTCGAAGATCCCGCGCAGTACGTCAACCCGTTCACCGGAACCCAGGTCGGCGGCCCCGACTTCGGTCACGGCGGCGGTGCGGGCAACACCTTCCCGGGCGCCGTCGCGCCGTTCGGGATGATGCAGTGGAGCCCGGACACCGCCGAATACCAGCACGGCGGCTACCAGTACGACGACGACCGGATCCGCGGCTTCAGCCTCACCCACCTCTCCGGCGCGGGCTGCGGGGACTTCGGCAACATCCCGTTCCTGCCGGTGCTCGGCGACGCCCCGGCGCAGGACTACGCGTTCTCGCACGAGAGCGAGTCCGCGTCACCGGGCGCCTACGACGTCACCTTCGACAACGGCCTGCGCACCGAGCTCACCGCGACCCAGCGGGCGGGCATCGCGAAGTTCACCTATCCGGAAGGGCAGACCGCGTCGCTGTCGGTCGACGCCGCGAAGGCGTTCAACGACGCCTCCGGATCGCTGACCGTCGAGGGCAACAGCATCAGCGGCTACACCGACGGCGGCGGATTCTGCGGCGGGAGCAACAAGTACCGCATCTACTTCCACGCCGAGTTCGACAAGGACTTCACCGGTAGCGGCGTCGTGCGCGACGGCCAGGTCGACCCGTCGACCAAGGAGATCACCGGATCGGCCAGGGGTGCCGCCCCCGCGGAGGACGGTCGGCCTGCTCCGCGGGACGACGGCGCGCAGGCGTTCGTGTCCTTCGACCCCGGCGCCGACCGCACCGTCACCGCGCGCGTCGGGATGTCCTTCGTCAGCCTCGACGGAGCGAAGGCCAACGCCACCGAGGAACTCGGCGAGCGCGGCTTCGGCGAAGTTCGCGACGGCACCAGGGCGGCCTGGAACGACATGCTCGGCCGGATCGACGTCGGCGGCGGCGAGGAGCAGGACAAGCGGCGCCTCTACACCGGGCTCTACCACTCGCTGCTGCACCCGAACGTCTTCAGCGACGTCAACGGCGAGTACACCGGCTTCGACGGGCAGGTGCGCAGCGCCGAACCGGGCCACGCCCAGTACGCGAACTACTCCGGCTGGGACGTGTACCGCTCGCAGATGCAGCTGGTGTCGCTGATCGCGCCGGACATCGCCTCCGACATCGCCCAGTCCGCGGTGAACCAGTCCGCCCAGGGGGGGTACTTCGATCGCTGGACGGTCGCCAACGGCGGCACCGGCGTGATGACCGGCGACCCGCTGCCGATCATGATCGCGAGCGCGCACGCCTTCGGCGCCACCGACTTCGACACCGGCCAGGCGTTGGAGCGGATGGTGGCGGGCGCGTCGAACTCCGACGAACGGCCCGCGCACGACCAGTACGGGTCGCTCGGCTACATCGCCGCCGACGACGAGGAATCGTGGGGATCGGTGTCGACGACCCTGGAGTACACCGCCGCGGACTTCGCGGTGGCCCAGTTCGCCCAGCGCATCGGCCAGGGCGCGACGCACGACGAGTTCCAGGCCCGCGCGCAGAACTGGCAGAACCTGCTCAACCCGGACAGCGGCTGGATCCAGCCCCGCGCGGCCGACGGCTCCTGGCCCGAGTTCGACCTGGCCCAGCAGGACGGCTACGTCGAAGGCAACGCCGCGCAGTACACCTGGATGGTGCCGTTCAACCACCGGGAGCTGTTCGACCGGATGGGCGGCGACGAGGCGGTCACCGGGCGGCTCGACGAGTTCTTCGCGGAGCTCAACGGCGGGCCGGACAAGGCCAACGCCTACCTCGGCAACGAGCCGTCGGCGAACACCCCCTGGGCGTACGCCTACGCCGGGCAGCCGCACAAGACGCAGGACGTGGTGCGGCGCGCGCTGACCGACCTGTTCAGCGCGGAGCCCAACGGGCTCGTCGGCAACGACGACCTCGGACAGATGTCGTCCTGGGCGGTGTGGGCGTCGCTGGGCATGTACCCGGAGGCGCCGGGCCGGGCCGAGCTCGTGCTGGCGAGCCCGCTGTTCTCGTCGATCAGCATCGACCGGGGCGACGGGAGGACGATCGAGGTCAACGCTCCGGAAGCCTCGCGGGACACCGAGTACGTGCAGGGCTTGGCGGTCAACGGCGCCCCGAGCGGGAAGGCGTGGCTGTCGGAGGAGTTCGTCAACGAGGGCGGCACGCTCGACTACGCCCTCGGCGCCGAGCCGAACACCGAGTGGGGCAGCGCACCGGAGGACGCCCCGCCGTCCTTCGGCGCACCCGGCGAGTGA
- a CDS encoding class II aldolase/adducin family protein, producing the protein MSRTRKELVAAGARLAALGLSPGSSGNLSVRVGDRMLLTPTGADLAELDPEALSELSLHGEHLAGPRPSKEFPLHGAFYRRDPGTGAVVHLHSRNAAGVACLAPWSPRSAIPPLTPYFVMRVGQSPLIPYAAPGDPAQADVLEALDFDFRAALLQNHGPITSGATLAAAVDAAVEIEEVSALLLRLGSHRPRLLEPEQIRELTAKYGTTWDG; encoded by the coding sequence ATGAGCAGGACGCGGAAAGAACTCGTCGCCGCAGGGGCCAGGCTCGCCGCCCTCGGCCTGAGCCCCGGCTCGTCCGGCAACCTCAGCGTGCGCGTCGGCGACCGGATGCTGCTCACCCCGACCGGTGCGGACCTCGCCGAACTCGACCCCGAGGCGCTCTCCGAGCTGTCGCTGCACGGCGAACACCTCGCGGGCCCCCGGCCGTCGAAGGAGTTCCCGCTGCACGGCGCGTTCTACCGCCGCGATCCGGGTACGGGCGCGGTCGTGCACCTGCACTCCCGCAACGCGGCCGGGGTCGCGTGCCTGGCGCCGTGGTCGCCGCGCAGCGCGATCCCGCCGCTGACCCCGTACTTCGTGATGCGCGTCGGCCAGTCCCCGCTGATCCCCTACGCCGCGCCCGGTGATCCGGCGCAGGCCGACGTGCTGGAAGCGCTCGACTTCGACTTCCGCGCGGCACTGCTGCAGAACCACGGGCCGATCACCTCGGGCGCGACGCTCGCGGCGGCGGTGGACGCGGCGGTGGAGATCGAGGAGGTCTCGGCGCTGCTGCTGCGCCTGGGCTCGCACCGGCCGCGCCTGCTGGAGCCGGAGCAGATCCGCGAGCTCACGGCGAAGTACGGCACCACCTGGGACGGCTGA
- the otnK gene encoding 3-oxo-tetronate kinase, which produces MPLIGAIADDFTGATDLATMLVSRGFRTAVVIGTAAPAEPLDELDAVVVALKSRTAPVDDAVRDSLAALRALRTAGCERIYVKYCSTFDSTPTGNIGPVVDAVLDELGADRAVVVPSFPATGRTVHRGHLFVGDQPLAESPMRDHPLTPMRDSNLLRLLAPQTRRPVRLIGHDVVRAGADAVRDELAGTGSALVVVDAATDADLKTIAAATAEDPVLTGGAGLALGLTGPHPDSARASSAGAGPAVVLAGSASAATRNQVTHAKSALPHRKLDIAALRADFDAAVADLVEFARARWAADPDLPPLIYAVGVGDELEAATPEGATPAGELLERALARCASELVAPGARRLLVAGGETSGAVVLALGATALHVGAQIAPGVPWCRMESHVDGQDRPVDVALKSGNFGGIDIFTTAWDALS; this is translated from the coding sequence ATGCCGCTGATCGGCGCGATCGCCGACGACTTCACCGGGGCGACCGACCTCGCGACGATGCTGGTCTCCCGCGGCTTCCGCACCGCCGTGGTGATCGGCACGGCCGCCCCCGCCGAGCCGCTCGACGAGCTGGACGCGGTGGTGGTGGCGCTGAAGTCGCGCACCGCCCCCGTCGACGACGCCGTGCGCGACTCCCTCGCCGCGCTGCGCGCCTTGCGGACGGCCGGGTGCGAGCGGATCTACGTGAAGTACTGCTCCACGTTCGACTCCACGCCCACCGGCAACATCGGCCCGGTGGTCGACGCCGTGCTCGACGAACTCGGCGCCGACCGCGCCGTCGTGGTGCCCTCGTTCCCGGCCACCGGCCGCACCGTGCACCGCGGGCACCTGTTCGTCGGCGACCAGCCGCTGGCGGAGAGCCCGATGCGCGACCACCCGCTGACCCCGATGCGGGACTCGAACCTGCTGCGGCTGCTCGCCCCGCAGACCCGCCGCCCGGTGCGGCTGATCGGCCACGACGTGGTGCGGGCCGGAGCCGACGCGGTGCGCGACGAGCTCGCCGGAACGGGATCGGCGCTGGTGGTCGTCGACGCCGCCACCGACGCGGACCTGAAGACGATCGCCGCGGCCACCGCCGAGGACCCGGTGCTCACCGGCGGCGCGGGGCTCGCGCTCGGCCTCACCGGCCCGCACCCGGACAGCGCCCGCGCGAGCTCGGCAGGCGCGGGCCCCGCGGTGGTGCTCGCCGGTAGTGCCTCGGCGGCGACCCGGAACCAGGTGACGCACGCGAAATCCGCGCTGCCCCACCGCAAGCTCGACATCGCCGCGCTGCGCGCGGACTTCGACGCCGCCGTCGCCGACCTGGTCGAGTTCGCCCGCGCCCGGTGGGCGGCGGACCCCGACCTGCCGCCGCTGATCTACGCGGTCGGCGTGGGCGACGAACTGGAAGCGGCGACGCCGGAGGGCGCGACCCCGGCGGGGGAACTGCTGGAGCGGGCGCTGGCGCGGTGCGCGAGCGAGCTGGTCGCGCCCGGCGCGCGGCGGCTGCTCGTCGCGGGCGGCGAGACCTCCGGCGCGGTGGTGCTGGCGCTGGGCGCGACGGCGCTGCACGTCGGCGCCCAGATCGCCCCGGGCGTGCCCTGGTGCCGCATGGAGTCCCACGTGGACGGACAGGATCGCCCGGTGGACGTGGCGTTGAAATCGGGGAACTTCGGAGGGATCGACATCTTCACCACGGCTTGGGACGCGCTGTCATGA
- a CDS encoding homoserine dehydrogenase, with protein sequence MNVQPRPPGTGGRPVGYALSGAAGGFARTLLAQTLLIPALAPAVLCDVDVPRLHALCLELGYAPERLRTCTDAEQTAAATAAGHIALVADQELLGAGQWDVLVEATGSPAHGYAMARAALTAGRHVAMVSKEVDSVAGLHLARLAADNDVVYAPAEGDQPGNLIRLLDWARLLGMDVVAIGKSSEYDLVFDPATGTVTQLDRTVPAPAIGELLTLGEDVRGTLAARADAVAALPTGATADYCEMAVVANNTGFRPDVERLHYPVARIAELADIYSLREHGGVLHETGAVDVFSALRLPDEASFAGGEFVVLRTNDAETWRILAEKGHVVSEDGRYATVYLPYHLMGVETPATLLAIAAHGRTPDAAPPGRHAVLAGRAQRDLAAGTVLDMGGHHHDVTGVQAVLLRDEDAPADVAPLYLAAHAELGRDVAAGELITLSDLANPDPALVEAWNLGGEWAREVA encoded by the coding sequence ATGAACGTGCAGCCACGCCCACCGGGCACCGGCGGCAGGCCCGTCGGCTACGCGCTCTCCGGAGCGGCAGGCGGATTCGCCCGCACCCTGCTGGCGCAGACCCTGCTGATCCCCGCGCTGGCCCCGGCCGTGCTGTGCGACGTGGACGTGCCCCGGCTGCACGCGCTGTGCCTCGAACTGGGCTACGCGCCCGAACGGCTGCGCACCTGCACCGACGCCGAGCAGACCGCCGCGGCCACCGCCGCCGGGCACATCGCGCTCGTCGCCGACCAGGAACTGCTCGGCGCCGGGCAGTGGGACGTGCTCGTCGAAGCCACCGGCAGCCCCGCCCACGGCTACGCGATGGCCCGCGCCGCGCTCACCGCGGGCAGGCACGTCGCCATGGTCAGCAAGGAGGTCGACTCCGTCGCCGGCCTGCACCTGGCGAGGCTGGCCGCGGACAACGACGTCGTCTACGCCCCCGCCGAAGGCGACCAGCCCGGCAACCTCATCCGGTTGCTCGACTGGGCGCGGCTGCTGGGCATGGACGTCGTGGCCATCGGCAAGTCCAGCGAGTACGACCTGGTCTTCGACCCGGCGACCGGCACGGTGACCCAGCTCGACCGGACCGTGCCCGCTCCGGCGATCGGCGAGCTGCTCACCCTCGGCGAGGACGTGCGCGGCACCCTCGCGGCCCGCGCGGACGCCGTCGCCGCACTGCCCACCGGCGCGACCGCCGACTACTGCGAAATGGCCGTCGTCGCCAACAACACCGGCTTCCGGCCCGACGTGGAACGGCTGCACTACCCGGTCGCGCGGATCGCGGAGCTCGCCGACATCTACTCGCTGCGCGAGCACGGCGGCGTGCTGCACGAGACCGGCGCGGTCGACGTGTTCAGCGCGCTGCGCCTGCCCGACGAGGCCTCGTTCGCCGGTGGCGAGTTCGTGGTGCTGCGCACCAACGACGCCGAGACCTGGCGCATCCTCGCCGAGAAGGGCCACGTGGTGAGCGAGGACGGGCGCTACGCGACCGTCTACCTCCCGTACCACCTGATGGGCGTCGAGACCCCGGCGACGCTGCTCGCCATCGCCGCGCACGGCCGGACGCCGGACGCCGCACCGCCGGGCAGGCACGCGGTGCTCGCCGGACGCGCCCAGCGCGACCTCGCCGCCGGCACCGTGCTCGACATGGGCGGGCACCACCACGACGTCACCGGCGTGCAGGCCGTCCTGCTGCGCGACGAGGACGCCCCCGCCGACGTCGCTCCGCTGTACCTCGCCGCGCACGCCGAGCTGGGCCGCGACGTCGCCGCCGGAGAACTGATCACCCTGTCCGACCTGGCGAACCCGGACCCGGCGCTCGTCGAGGCCTGGAACCTGGGCGGCGAGTGGGCTAGGGAGGTCGCCTGA
- a CDS encoding gluconate:H+ symporter, whose translation MSAELTPLLLAAGAIVVLIVLITKMKLHPFLALMIAALGLGFANGIAPGETAEHFQTGFGDALSDTGPVIGLGTILGGILLGSGGADRIATAFIGTRPVKWIPAAIAAAALLIGMPHLFDVSFVMLVPLVYAVAKRTGSHLLFVGLPMAAGLYVSHGLLPPHPAPTLAVAAYDANTGMTIFFGLVIAIPAAIICGPVLTPLLARWFGPAPDLDKSPVPDPGPAEGELRRPVSLVLALITVVLPAGLMLIGTLGTSMTAPGTWANVLFEACDTPVLSLLAAVVFAFFALGVRSGFGFAKLQKMAAKGLGPVGAIILILGAGGGLKEMLSATEVDKLITQYAVDWAVPPLLLAWTVAALLRICLGSATVATAAATGIVAPLVAAYPGLSPELLVLATASGAVMLSHVNDSGFWLFKEYFQLSVSQTFRTWTLMLSLQSLLSLGGVLLLSALVS comes from the coding sequence ATGAGCGCCGAGCTCACCCCGCTGCTGCTGGCGGCAGGTGCGATCGTCGTCCTGATCGTGCTGATCACGAAGATGAAGCTGCACCCGTTCCTGGCGCTGATGATCGCCGCGCTCGGGCTCGGCTTCGCCAACGGCATCGCGCCCGGCGAGACCGCCGAGCACTTCCAGACCGGATTCGGCGACGCCCTCAGCGACACCGGGCCCGTCATCGGCCTGGGCACCATCCTCGGCGGCATCCTGCTCGGATCCGGTGGAGCGGACCGGATCGCGACCGCGTTCATCGGCACCCGCCCCGTGAAGTGGATCCCCGCGGCGATCGCCGCCGCCGCGCTGCTGATCGGCATGCCGCACCTGTTCGACGTCAGCTTCGTGATGCTGGTGCCGCTGGTGTACGCGGTGGCCAAGCGGACCGGCTCGCACCTGCTGTTCGTCGGGCTGCCGATGGCGGCCGGGCTCTACGTCTCGCACGGCCTGCTGCCGCCGCACCCGGCGCCGACGCTGGCGGTCGCCGCCTACGACGCCAACACCGGGATGACCATCTTCTTCGGCCTGGTCATCGCCATCCCGGCGGCGATCATCTGCGGCCCGGTGCTGACGCCGCTGCTGGCCCGCTGGTTCGGCCCCGCGCCCGACCTGGACAAGAGCCCGGTGCCCGACCCCGGTCCCGCCGAGGGAGAACTGCGCCGTCCCGTGTCGCTGGTGCTGGCGCTGATCACCGTGGTGCTCCCGGCGGGCCTGATGCTCATCGGCACCCTCGGCACTTCGATGACCGCGCCGGGCACCTGGGCGAACGTGCTGTTCGAGGCGTGCGACACGCCGGTGCTGTCGCTGCTGGCGGCGGTCGTGTTCGCGTTCTTCGCGCTGGGCGTGCGATCCGGGTTCGGGTTCGCGAAGTTGCAGAAGATGGCCGCGAAGGGCCTCGGGCCCGTCGGCGCGATCATCCTGATCCTCGGCGCTGGCGGAGGACTCAAGGAGATGCTGTCGGCCACCGAGGTCGACAAGCTGATCACGCAGTACGCCGTCGACTGGGCGGTGCCGCCGCTGCTGCTGGCGTGGACCGTGGCCGCGCTGCTGCGGATCTGCCTCGGTTCGGCGACGGTCGCCACCGCCGCCGCGACGGGCATCGTGGCTCCGCTGGTCGCGGCGTACCCCGGGTTGTCGCCGGAACTGCTGGTGCTGGCGACCGCGTCCGGTGCCGTGATGCTCTCGCACGTCAACGACTCCGGGTTCTGGCTGTTCAAGGAGTACTTCCAGCTCAGCGTGTCGCAGACCTTCCGGACCTGGACGCTGATGCTCTCCTTGCAGTCGCTGTTGAGCCTCGGCGGCGTGCTGCTGCTCAGCGCCCTCGTCTCCTGA